The following are encoded together in the Anopheles nili chromosome 3, idAnoNiliSN_F5_01, whole genome shotgun sequence genome:
- the LOC128722571 gene encoding carbohydrate sulfotransferase 11, translating to MKGHTRTKWRIIKRLFLFFTTLSVIPLTVLYLITSDHLYRFRQYTYGAIAGNGSSRQQLLQFRAPIHPPDGSVHHLRLVQHRLHAHDRQQQLQHHDHYQRAIKNSTINSQYRLDMDYMKRRMEHRVERLQKKCTEYRLNESKHNYKPKAWEYLIQHEYHLVWCNVFKAASTSWMYNFNLMAGYSPQFLRKTKDVPLQLARQKYPRPSVEKLQEAINESISFIIVRHPFERLVSAYKDKIQYALPNSHHHKLGNRIIQKYRKTVNGKPVTLLKYPLFSEFVNYLLDEIKHPHYEIDMHWVPVTHFCTPCFFHYDVIAKFETLEEDQNYLISIGHLDSVIKPQWKNAGKGAHTNDVLLKFFSELDAAQVRGLYDYYRYDFELFGYSAKEYFKA from the exons ATGAAAGGACACACCAGGACCAAATGGCGCATCATTAAGCGCCTCTTTCTATTCTTTACCACCCTCTCAGTTATCCCGCTCACCGTCCTCTACCTAATCACCTCCGATCACCTGTATCGGTTTCGCCAGTACACG TACGGTGCTATCGCTGGCAATGGATCATCACGCCAGCAACTGCTGCAGTTTCGCGCGCCGATCCACCCACCGGACGGCAGCGTGCACCATCTCCGGCTGGTGCAGCACCGCCTGCACGCACATGacaggcagcagcagctgcagcaccacGACCACTACCAGCGGGCCATCAAGAACAGCACAATCAACAGCCAGTACCGGCTGGACATGGACTACATGAAGCGGCGCATGGAGCACCGTGTCGAGCGGCTGCAGAAAAAGTGCACCGAGTACCGATTAAATGAGTCAA AGCACAACTACAAACCGAAGGCGTGGGAGTATCTCATCCAGCACGAGTACCACCTCGTGTGGTGCAACGTGTTTAAGGCGGCCTCCACGTCGTGGATGTACAACTTTAATCTCATGGCTGGCTACTCGCCGCAGTTCCTGAGAAAGACGAAGGACGTGCCGCTGCAGCTGGCGCGCCAAAAGTACCCCagaccatcggtggaaaag CTGCAGGAAGCCATCAACGAATCGATATCATTCATCATCGTGCGGCATCCGTTCGAAAGACTGGTCAGCGCGTACAAGGACAAGATACAGTACGCGCTTCCTAACTCGCATCACCACAAGCTGGGTAATCGCATCATTCAAAAGTACAGGAAAACCGTCAACGGCAAG CCCGTGACGCTCCTGAAGTACCCGCTGTTTTCCGAGTTCGTCAATTACCTGCTGGATGAGATCAAACACCCCCACTACGAGATCGACATGCACTGGGTGCCGGTGACGCACTTCTGCACGCCGTGCTTCTTCCATTACGATGTGATAGCCAAATTCGAAACGCTCGAGGAGGACCAGAACTATCTCATCTCGATCGGTCACCTCGACAGCGTCATCAAGCCGCAGTGGAAAAACGCCGGCAAGGGCGCCCACACCAACGACGTGCTGCTGAAGTTCTTCTCCGAACTGGATGCTGCCCAGGTTCGCGGTTTGTACGACTACTATCGGTATGATTTTGAGCTGTTTGGCTACAGCGCCAAGGAGTACTTTAAAGCCTAG
- the LOC128725216 gene encoding transcription initiation factor TFIID subunit 4: MASANFLDEALKSDVDESAVSAIVGTLENQLDANTNQVQQVGSVVSSVSSANSVKNQSSALADAAAAGVVSNGATTTSSSSSASPVPTAAAAAPVSTSSLIQQKKQGGGGVGLHRGLITNGEIVSNSANLGGSGNNIINNNTITTNNNNLAKTFVVNASAVNSSITTVVGGKAPGSGSVGVALSSSGQQRGSIPVTVASTGGSTGGGGSVNIISQQIVVPARSVSGTVGHQPPPPFNIPPNHQQQLTFSAPTGNSNNVGGSIVLGSSNNHIVTSSNMPKNEPVKVVYPAAGVNMNNNRVTLTPSSLPNGTLAMSQQPQLIQTNVVTAGGAAKTIGGATIQQQAGTVTQQAQQQAGGGQQTLIIKNQPGTVMNPGAPGIVTVSKPMNNQATPNIVGLPGVQIVNVRPGAQPTQAQQKTVAAVSPRVVIGSQPIVSTRPPNASAITLSALQGQQGSTLLLKNEQGHFQLLRIGPAPTGTQITPANLTGSSANQTIRLQTVPATHSSGSGAIIVSSQSITTTPTSYISTQPTPVASVAPVPALAAQQNITITHSPSQVGGQPTVLATQQSQQQQTTVVATPHSVGQQQTQQTVVVTTTPGTTPAQQQRNSLDNTKEKCSKFLTNLIELSKREPAKVEQNVRTLIQELVDANVDPAEFCERLERLLNASPQPCLIGFLKKSLPLLRQSLVTKEITIEGINPPSAAVAFAGTALSQIPAQIRPIAPTIVSQNSMVGQTQIRMLTSQSGVTTVPRIGQTTIRPATPVRIQTPLQQTGATTTIVGARSMTTQQIRPNATTIGHTTIVQTAGGQQLPQTISTTPPALLPIRAPSGTSITRTGATLQIRTTTPVSRTVTSVGGTTVTTGGVNKQIIQTQVNQIRGQTPVASVAAVAAAAAAAASGSSATQVKQVTAITGGGNVVVSLNQVPPPPMQPVSGNAIGSTAGSIAVSLVPTMPALTLTSSAVSAGLGTGATAVVSSATTPVPGLSATVVVNSSSTAPAGSTSIGSTGGPVTLVTGASSSSSNSGSGITVVSTNKIVTAKSQNLSGASKKKASSSAAASGMDPEGAASKRAGASAQSQFYHHHASMYGDDDINDVAAMGGVNLAEETQRILGSTEFVGTQIRSCKDEVFLNLPALQSKIRSIIARHGLEEPSNEVAVLISHACQERLKNVVEKLAIIAEHRIDIIKVDPRYEITKDVRGQIKFLEELDKAEQKRHEEQEREMLMRAAKSRSKTEDPEQAKLKAKAKEMQRAEMEELRQRDANLTALQAIGPRKKPKLEEGASTTAAPGVSGIGSLSGKAPTPLRPRIKRVNLRDMLFYMEQERESCRSQMLYKAYLK, encoded by the exons ATGGCGTCTGCCAACTTTTTGGACGAAGCTCTTAAATCAGACGTCGATGAATCCGCGGTGAGTGCGATAGTCGGTACGTTGGAAAATCAGTTGGACGCAAACACGAACCAAGTGCAACAAGTCGGAAGTGTAGTTTCGTCGGTTTCGTCAGCGAACAGCGTGAAAAATCAATCTAGTGCACTTGCggacgcagcagcagcaggcgttGTGTCAAATGGGGCTACgacgacgagcagcagcagcagtgcttCACCAGtaccaacggcagcagcagcagcgccagTATCGACGTCTTCTCTCATTCAGCAGAAGAAACAAGGCGGCGGTGGCGTTGGCCTCCACCGTGGCCTCATTACGAACGGTGAAATAGTGTCGAATAGCGCGAACCTCGGCGGTAGTGGCAATAATATCATTAACAACAATACGATTACGACGAATAATAACAACCTTGCAAAGACGTTCGTGGTGAACGCGAGTGCGGTGAACAGCTCGATAACGACGGTGGTCGGTGGGAAAGCGCCTGGGAGCGGCAGTGTCGGTGTGGCGTTATCGAGCAGTGGCCAGCAGCGAGGCTCAATTCCGGTAACGGTGGCATCTACGGGAGGTTCAACCGGCGGAGGTGGAAGCGTCAACATCATCAGCCAGCAGATTGTGGTGCCCGCGAGGAGTGTCAGCGGCACCGTTGGCCACCAGCCTCCTCCGCCGTTCAACATACCTCCcaaccatcagcagcaactaACCTTCTCGGCGCCTACGGGCAACAGCAATAACGTCGGCGGCAGCATCGTTCTCGGCAGTAGCAACAACCACATTGTAACGTCATCGAATATGCCAAAGAATGAGCCAGTGAAGGTGGTTTATCCTGCAGCCGGTGTCAATATGAACAACAATCGCGTCACGCTGACCCCATCCTCACTGCCGAACGGGACACTGGCGATGTCTCAGCAGCCACAGCTGATCCAGACAAACGTAGTCACGGCCGGCGGTGCGGCCAAGACGATCGGCGGTGCAACGATCCAGCAGCAAGCGGGCACCGTAACGCAGCAGGCGCAGCAGCAAGCCGGTGGCGGTCAGCAAACGTTAATCATCAAGAACCAACCCGGCACGGTCATGAATCCTGGCGCACCCGGAATCGTGACGGTTTCAAAACCGATGAACAATCAG GCAACACCAAACATAGTCGGTTTACCTGGTGTACAAATTGTAAATGTTAGACCTGGCGCACAACCCACACAAGCACAGCAAAAAACTGTTGCCGCTGTATCACCTAGAGTTGTTATTGGTAGCCAGCCGATAGTTAGTACTAGACCACCAAACGCAAGCGCT ATCACGTTAAGTGCCCTTCAAGGACAGCAAGGTTCGACGCTGCTGCTGAAGAATGAGCAGGGCCACTTTCAGCTGCTCCGGATCGGTCCGGCCCCTACCGGTACCCAAATTACGCCCGCCAATCTGACGGGGTCGTCCGCGAATCAAACGATACGGTTGCAAACTGTACCAGCT ACTCATTCATCCGGATCTGGTGCGATCATTGTAAGCTCTCAGTCGATAACGACGACACCGACCAGCTATATTTCTACCCAGCCGACGCCGGTCGCATCGGTGGCTCCGGTTCCGGCATTGGCCGCCCAGCAGAATATTACGATCACCCATTCTCCTTCGCAGGTAGGCGGCCAACCGACGGTTCTCGCAACCCAGCagtcgcagcagcaacaaacgacCGTCGTCGCAACGCCCCATTCCGTGGGTCAGCAACAGACCCAGCAGACGGTAGTCGTTACCACAACACCGGGTACGACGCCGGCTCAGCAACAGCGAAACTCCTTAGATAATACCAAagaaaagtgcagcaaattTCTGACGAATTTGATTGAGCTCTCGAAACGAGAACCGGCCAAGGTGGAGCAGAACGTGCGAACACTGATTCAGGAGTTGGTGGATGCTAACGTCGATCCAGCGGAATTTTGCGAACGATTAGAGCGCTTGCTGAATGCTAGTCCTCAACCatgtttgattggatttttaaAG AAAAGTCTACCACTGCTTCGGCAATCGCTAGTGACTAAAGAAATAACGATCGAAGGCATTAATCCACCTTCGGCCGCTGTTGCCTTTGCTGGTACCGCCTTATCCCAAATTCCT GCCCAAATTCGACCGATTGCCCCGACGATCGTGTCTCAAAATAGTATGGTCGGTCAGACACAAATCCGAATGCTAACCTCTCAGTCAGGCGTGACGACTGTGCCCCGGATCGGTCAGACAACCATCCGGCCGGCTACACCAGTGCGAATACAGACACCCTTACAACAAACTGGGGCTACTACAACTATCGTAGGGGCACGCTCAATGACAACGCAGCAAATCCGACCAAATGCAACTACGATTGGGCATACGACCATCGTGCAGACGGCGGGTGGCCAGCAGCTACCACAAACCATCTCAACAACTCCTCCTGCATTGCTACCG ATCCGCGCGCCGTCCGGCACCTCGATAACACGCACTGGCGCGACGTTACAGATACGCACCACGACACCGGTGTCGCGCACGGTCACGTCCGTCGGCGGAACGACGGTAACCACGGGTGGGGTCAACAAACAGATCATCCAAACGCAAGTCAATCAAATCCGCGGCCAAACCCCGGTGGCGTCGGTAGCGGCCGTGGCCGcggccgctgctgccgccgcgtCCGGGTCGTCGGCGACGCAAGTAAAGCAAGTGACAGCAATTACCGGCGGTGGGAATGTGGTGGTCAGTTTGAACCAAGTGCCACCGCCTCCGATGCAGCCCGTCTCGGGGAATGCCATTGGTAGTACCGCGGGCTCGATAGCCGTAAGTCTCGTGCCGACCATGCCCGCCCTCACGTTAACCTCTTCGGCGGTTAGCGCCGGGTTGGGCACGGGGGCCACCGCGGTGGTGTCTTCCGCCACGACGCCGGTGCCCGGCCTATCGGCGACGGTTGTAGTAAATTCTTCGTCCACAGCCCCGGCGGGATCCACTTCGATCGGTTCGACTGGCGGGCCCGTAACGTTGGTGACCggcgccagcagcagtagtagtaatAGTGGTAGCGGGATCACGGTCGTATCGACTAATAAAATTGTTACCGCTAAATCGCAGAACCTGTCAGGTGCATCCAAAAAGAAGGCCAGCTCGTCGGCGGCCGCTAGCGGGATGGATCCGGAGGGAGCGGCCAGCAAGCGGGCTGGTGCATCGGCCCAGTCGCAGTTCTACCACCACCATGCGTCTATGTACGGCGACGACGACATTAACGACGTGGCCGCGATGGGTGGCGTTAATCTGGCGGAGGAAACCCAGCGCATTCTCGGATCCACGGAGTTCGTTGGGACCCAGATCCGGTCGTGCAAGGATGAGGTGTTTCTCAATCTGCCTGCGTTGCAGTCGAAAATACGCAGCATCATAGCGCGCCACGGTCTCGAGGAACCAAGCAACGAGGTGGCGGTGCTGATTTCGCACGCATGTCAGGAGCGGCTGAAGAACGTTGTGGAGAAACTAGCCATCATCGCGGAACATCGAATAGACATTATTAAG GTTGATCCGCGCTACGAAATCACCAAGGATGTCCGGGGGCAGATCAAATTCCTCGAGGAGCTGGACAAAGCCGAGCAAAAGCGCCACGAGGAGCAGGAGCGTGAAATGTTGATGCGTGCAGCAAAATCCCGCTCGAAGACGGAAGATCCCGAACAAGCAAAGCTAAAGGCAAAG GCGAAAGAAATGCAACGCGCCGAGATGGAGGAGTTGCGACAGCGAGACGCCAATCTGACTGCGTTGCAAGCCATCGGTCCTCGGAAAAAGCCTAAACTGGAGGAAGGCGCATCGACAACTGCTGCG CCCGGTGTGTCAGGAATCGGTTCGTTGAGTGGGAAAGCGCCAACGCCACTACGGCCCCGCATCAAGCGAGTCAATCTGCGTGATATGCTCTTCTACATGGAGCAGGAAAGAGAAAGTTGCAGGAGTCAGATGCTTTACAAAGCCTACCTCAAGTGA